Proteins from a single region of Budorcas taxicolor isolate Tak-1 chromosome 11, Takin1.1, whole genome shotgun sequence:
- the LOC128055866 gene encoding peptidyl-prolyl cis-trans isomerase FKBP1A-like — translation MGVQVETISPGDGRTFPQHGQTCVVHYTGTLQDGKKFDSSRDRNKPFKFVLGKKQVIRGWEEGIAQMSVGQRAKLTVSPDYAYGSRGHPGIIPPNATLIFDVELLKLE, via the coding sequence ATGGGAGTGCAAGTAGAGACCATCTCCCCTGGGGACGGGCGCACATTCCCGCAGCACGGCCAGACCTGCGTGGTGCACTACACGGGGACGCTGCAAGATGGAAAGAAATTTGACTCCTCTCGAGACAGAAACAAACCCTTTAAGTTTGTGCTGGGCAAGAAGCAGGTGATCCGAGGCTGGGAAGAAGGGATTGCCCAAATGAGCGTGGGTCAGAGAGCCAAGCTGACTGTCTCCCCAGACTATGCCTATGGGTCAAGAGGGCACCCAGGCATCATCCCACCAAATGCTACTCTCATCTTTGATGTGGAGCTTCTAAAACTGGAGTGA